GATGTCTCCGATTATCTTATACCTACAACATGGGAAACTCCAAGAAGGAAAGGCGGAGGCTCGAAAAATCCAGAACAAAGCAATAAACTATGAAATGGCGGAAGGGATTCTGTACCGAAAGTCATTCATGGAACCACTATTGCGCTGCGTCGACAAAATAGACGCACACTATTTAGTCAGGGAGGTCCATGAAGGGTTATGCGGGATACACGCCGGACCGCGCATGGTAGTGGCAAAAATAATGAATGTGGGCTACTATTGGCCGGGAATGAACGTAGACGCGGTAGAATTACTACGGAAATGCGCAGCATGTCAGCGCCACGCGCCAAAAACACTCCGACCAAAGAACCCGCTTGTACCGGTCACGTCTGCCTGGCCTTTCCAACAATGGGGCATTGATCTTGTGGGACCATTCCCAGATGCACCCGGAGCAGTAAAATTCATCATTGTAGCAGTCGACTACTTCACAAAGTGGGTTGAAGCTAAGGCCTTGGCCTCAACCATAGCAATGGTAATCCGCAAGTTTATATGGGAACACGTTATTTGTAGATTCGGATTACCATTACGCATTATCtccgacaacggcaccaacttcgcctAAGAAGATCTTCAGaaatggttcaaagaaatgaaGATCAAACACAATTTCACCTCTGTAGTGCACCCGCAAGCaaacggccaagttgagagtgTCAACAAACAGATTGTCGACGACATTAAAGCGCGCCTCGGAACAGCGCGCAGGGggtgggtcgatgaactccccaGCATCCTATGGGCTCATCGTACCATGCCAAAGACCAGTACGGGGGAAACCCCATTCAGTCTTGTCTATGGATCAGAGGCAGTAATCCCAGCGGAGATAGGCCTCCCATCACCGCGCATGATTGCTATGCAGAAGCAAAACAATGAGCAAGAACGAAGACTGGATTTAGACCTTCTcgaagaaaggcgcgagaacgccgccATCACAGAGGCAAGGTACAAATCCAAACTCGAAAAATACTACAACGCGCGAGTACGTGTATGTACCTTCGTTCCGGGTGACTTCGTCTTGCGCGACAATGAAGCTTCCAAAGCTGAAAAGCCAGGTAAACTAGcgccaaagtgggaaggaccatacATCATCAACGAAGCCCTAGGCAAAGGGGCATACACACTAAAAAGGATCAATGGAACACTAGTTCCTCGCACCTGGAACGCGCAGCAGCTGCGCATGTGTTATATATAAGCCAAACCATCCCGCAAAGATAAAAGTATACAGGCAATGTATTTCTTTATTGCACTTTGTATTATTGGCCTTGCACCCTATTAATGCAAACATCATCCCTACACATGTTATTGTTTGTTACAAATTGCATATAATTCTTTTGGTTTAAGCGAAAACAATATGGTAAACATTGTACACCTTGTAAACAGTCTAAAAAGGGCACAACCTCCCGCATTTTTAGACtaacgttcacacatgagcacaataccattCTCATTCGCTCTACCTATTCAAAGCAATTAAGCAtatgcaacatattgtaatccaAACACAAACTGAAGCAACCAAAGCTTACATGCACAAAAGTGCATCAAAAATGTATATTATCAAGTGCAACAGAAAGCACTTTAAGCAAATATTTACAAAGAACACAACAAGTGTTTCTTCAAAATAATAAACAACCTAGGAGAGCTGATCCAACACCTCATACATAGTATGAAGAACCTCACCATACTCAGACAAGGGACGAGGATCTACAATCAAAGGATTGAcatcctcttcatcatcttcaacagcAGCCGGAACAGCAACACGACGACGACGTTGGTAAACAATCGATGAACTCCCCCTCCAACCAAGCGGAAAAGATTGAGTCACGAGATGTGCCGATAACCGGGTAACTCCACCATTATTGTCGTCTTCAAGACGAAGACGGAGCCGGTCTTCAGAAGCTTCTCGATGATTTGCATTCTCAACCTTTTCATCTCCAACAGCAGGTTTAGTCACCGATTTCGACAATAATATCAAACCTTCAGCAGCATCAAGCACCTTCAGGACGTTAGAAAGTCTCATCCATCGGATTTGTCCTTTGTTCTCCATTTTTCCAAAATTAGGAGAAGAGTATTATACTCAAAATGAATATATAGAACAAAGCAGCAATAACGAGACAAGAAGTGTGATGATTAAGTGTAAAATCAAAGGCCGTCTTAACGGCGCTGCCACTGCAACTATCACGTCTCATTTAAAACCCCCTGACAGGGTCCACTCAAATTCCCAGGAACTACTGATAAATCAGAAGACGAAGAGTCAACAGAGCTTAAAGAAAATGACGTCAGTTATCGCAAGCTCATAATTACGATCTCTTTTTCTAAGATAGTAACAGTTCAAGTAAAGATATAAATATCTTTTCCAAACTGTTCATCTATCCAAAAATCAAAAGATGTTCAAAAGTAAGTCTTCTCATAGAAGATTCCCTACTTTCGCGCCAAAAAGCATTTCCCTCtcataagtccagtgctccacttacttgcataagagcaacactagactggggggacttgaaggggtaaggtcccaaaaaccttgtaACAAGTACataggaccataccacaaccttgtCTTTCAGCCCTTTTTGACCTTGCGCGGCTGCGCACTGGTCCTTCAAAGAAGGCTTAAGAGACAGATAGCAGACAACACTCGCGCGCCAAAAGGAAATCATAAATCCTTGCGCTTTCTTCCATaaacaaaggatgaaaatcctaagttaAAAACTTCCGCTTAaaaatatccagacttggatattatttacccatCTGGTGCCACACGATAAAGAGTCACACAGGATTATGACAGTAACCTTCTAGAAGGAACTAATCGTGCACCACTaaacggttacaaccgtctggacacgtgtcatcacctcAGGGATCTCTGAAATCACCATGATGGCATGAAATTGGAGAGAAacctccacttgatcactttccacgtggcaaaccCCCAACCATAGATCTAAACAGCGATCCGTGTGCACTAACATCGGATCGAGAAGCTTAACGGCaggaaatgtaaccgcttacggagttagcaTCTCCCGTCAGCATTTTCACCAACAAGTTTTCCCGCCGAAAACTCTCGGCTATAAAGATGAGATCAATTCAGGTATGaaattcaagttacacacacttcgtcaatacctcttcttcttcataaacacatacttattctcacacgggagtcgggtcaaggagagaacccttcTTCTCCCCTTGACAAGGCTAACGGTGATTTGTTTTGCAGAGTTTACAGGAGCAGAAGGCCTACTGTATCGAACCAAACGAGAGAGAACAACCCTTTTTATGCAGATCCAAACCCCTTAGATAATTCGATTCCGGTCaattatctagtgtttcttcagttTCTAACATTTATTGTAGAGATTTTACAATTATGACTAACGGGACCAAATCTCCTGACGGATTTGAAAATTTTATAATGGGTCATTTTATATTCACATCAGGGTTTTCTCCCAATTCATTTCGAtagcttcttcttcttctgacaTCTACTCCCACTTccactcttcttcttcttcttcttcttcttcttcttcttcttacaCCTACTCCCACTTCCAATCTTCTTCTGTTAACAAAAATGGTGTCTGGATCTTCCTTTATTCCGGTTGAAATATTAGAGAACTTCTTTTCCAGGGCAAAAGTAAGGTCACTACTCAATGGTCGTGTCATATGTAAATTGTGGAAAAAATCCCTCTCGAACAAGAAGTTCTTGGAGAGTTATCAATCAAAATCTGAAATTGAAGGTGTCACTACACTTCGTAATGTTCTTGGTAAAGACGGTGAATTTGAAGGTTTACTCAGATGGTCTCTCTATGATAATATTCAAGAGGAGATGAAGATTCTAGACTTTGGTAAAACCGAACAACTAAAAGGTCTAATAACTTTCCCTGTTACTTCTGTCAATGGCATCCTTTATCTTTCTAGTTTGAACAAGATCTTGTTAAACCCTTTGATTAATCAAATGTTGACTGTACCCCCTCTTGTCCATTCTGACCGCGCTCGATGCTCCTATCTCTCTTTGCATGGTTTTGCTGTAAGTACTGTTACTGGCGTCTACAAACTGGTCGAAATACATACGCCAGGTGATCCCTTCCATGCttcatttgtgtttgtttacaCGTTGGGAACAGGCACAGGTGAATGGAGAGAACTGCATTCAATTTCGCACACTGTCTCATATGGTAATGGCATAACCATAGGTAGCAATATCTACTGGGATCGTTACAGTGGTGAACTCATACTCAAGTTTAATGATGATTCAGAATAGTTTGAGTTGATAGAGTACCCTAGAGATTGGTCTGGCTATAACAAGTTACTGGGAGTGTTTGATGGTAAACTATGCATTACATTCATGGGTTGGAATAGCTATATTACTTGCATGTTGGAAAGCGATGGGTGGtccgttgtcacaccccgatttccacgtgtctcaccggtgggcccggtgggggattaccgtgacgtagttggcaacaatatagtcaaaccacacaattatatgaatgcatagcggaagcataaagataaatataattcaaccatttatttgtaatatcgaatgtatcacaaatagtcgaatggtatccacagggggatcaagtaataaaaagtattgttcaacagacaaggcatcaaaagcttgcgagactctttaggatgctaaggagctatagccagccgattacgtttagtacctgcacttaatctttttgggaaaatacgtcagtttacactggtaaatacattcaaccgacacttttgtaaaatgtttattaaaattgatttgaatgcacaaggcacaaactcttttataacttgggataatttataattaaatcttgtaaagaattacatgtttgctatgcgttcggtcgcccgggtcgtgccgggttaaagtttaatggacacaccacatagcatataacaccctggcgggtaaccaacggctatgcctttaattaatatagacataatgccgggtgtacgcctacacccggatgtcgaggtcgtggccatttcgtaaaatgatgccaaggatatccgggacatggtcattaagcccccaaaggcgttaagccaacaaaacaagtttttaaacgggtcacattgataatacccaactacaaatgagttggggtcaattgcccgaccaagcggtattttagataccgtaacccaagcccgtaatacggaaaataagttaaaagtatttacctttgcaagtattgtccttaattgattaaatcacatatatcttttactgggctcctattctggaacgaaggttttaaaataacctattagaatcctaacgggtctttatattagccgtagcctagaccggtcagtttcaaaggatagatacggtttaatcgcgtgaaaggcgaaaaccgggaatggaatgtgattttgacccaacaagtttgaagacttgttttataggggtttcatattcacactctggattttggggtcaaaataatatggtttgacccgtatcggctaatttatgtaaactagttacataagccgaaccgcgcgcgcaataggcgcaacgggtaaccgtaagagtcctacacttgtttcctaagtcaatatgccttaaagaggttgtggtatcagtaggataccttccgtgatgcccgtaacgagtttaagtttattttatgccccgaaggggtatttcggtctttttaaagattataaaagaggtttctgagttctacaggaaatctgagtttcccgatcagtttataaagttcaaaatactttatttattatttaaaagactcggacaaacaacgaaccggtcacagagggtgataccatcacgtgacctggtcctaagagagtcctaaggcatatctacattgcactaaaacgggtcagaactgaagtcaaagcaaaagtcaaacttttgcgacattcggctccgaaccgggtcaatatagcaaatggccgaatcaaacgagcttagacaagttagtatgcttattatcatgttttatgagtgttcaaacaagttacatatcacctacattacagattatgcaagaatcgcaaaaatggctttctgttgactttttaagtatacgtttgacttgacatttgaactagttagagtggtgatcagggggaacccttttaggggtttattacccacataaataccaacacataactacttttgattcgacaattcactggaccattcgtgatttatcgcaaagtcaatcgttagttacgacggattgacttttaagctaaactaagcaaaaacaaagccataaggggttggcatacttacagaaggttagtgcacgacttagaatgatagaagaaagcttggaagctccagagatgatcaagagaataggttttgaggtgtgtttcatttgTTAACCAagtatggccttttatagcaaagtttggtgcacaagatcatcacaacacatcctacattgctcatggatgatcaacctaggggtcaggtagagggcgcccatacttcattgattgctcacaagatcgttttgaagccaaatcattgaagctgcccatgttttctgttactatgtggttcacgcggcccgcatgaaagtTCATGCatcttgtacgcgggccgcctgagttttcATATCAGAACGCGTAActgcaggaggctcgcggcccccATCAACTTACCCAagacctttacgcggcccgcgttaggtctaattttctggatttttgaatcttttgtaatcattgactaaatctttgtaattaataacgaaatctttggtaattaatagcctgacctttcggttttgaaggggtaactttgcgatttggcccttgattatttacaactaagggcctcgtgttatttacccgcattgttaagtccccggttagtttgttagttatccggaaagccttaattttcattgttgacgcttttaacccttctcatacgaatttgatcataactttctcgttttaaaacggaacttcgcggaatttatatagtacattctagtgagcgtattttactgttacaaagcctcgggtacgtcgaagggtcactcagaggtataattaaacatgttgacacagttaacccctgcagcttgtaatctctcactttctcccgcgtttcgcttccgtacgatccatgatttattcgtttgaaggtacgagcatcgtttagggttactatacagtatacttacccttgtttgacatttataaccctcgaatttacatactttcaaggtttgtcaactttaatcctttatttaatattaaatgccacgtgtaaactcaagacacgtgtcaatacattattggacacaaaatttcgaggtgttacatcctcacccccttaaaataaatctcgacccgagatttactcaaacaaataagggtacttctctttcatcgtggattcaacttcccacgtgaattcgggacctctccgggcatcccatttaaccttgactataggtacatgctttcttcgaagctttttcacctgtcggtcttcaatcgacaaaggcttctccacaaacttcaagctctcatctatatgcacatctgtgtgtgggatcactaatgattcatcagcgaagcacttctttagattgcagatgtggaacacattgtgaattccattgagctctactggtaagttcaacttataggcaactgacccgacacgttcgataacctcaaaaggtcctatgtatctcgggctcagtttgcccttcttaccgtagcgcatcacccccttccagggtgatacttttagtaacactttttcacctacctcgaagtgaaaatccttacgctttggatcagcgtagtttttctgcctatcacgggcagctttgagacgctctcgaatctggacaatcttgtccgttgtttcgaaaactatctctggtcctgataattggacctctccaacttcc
The Helianthus annuus cultivar XRQ/B chromosome 6, HanXRQr2.0-SUNRISE, whole genome shotgun sequence genome window above contains:
- the LOC110944390 gene encoding uncharacterized protein LOC110944390, which translates into the protein MVSGSSFIPVEILENFFSRAKVRSLLNGRVICKLWKKSLSNKKFLESYQSKSEIEGVTTLRNVLGKDGEFEGLLRWSLYDNIQEEMKILDFGKTEQLKGLITFPVTSVNGILYLSSLNKILLNPLINQMLTVPPLVHSDRARCSYLSLHGFAVSTVTGVYKLVEIHTPGDPFHASFVFVYTLGTGTGEWRELHSISHTVSYGNGITIGSNIYWDRYSGELILKFNDDSE